A window from Sceloporus undulatus isolate JIND9_A2432 ecotype Alabama chromosome 8, SceUnd_v1.1, whole genome shotgun sequence encodes these proteins:
- the BMERB1 gene encoding bMERB domain-containing protein 1 codes for MELKRSISASVGAEKPPRRYGAVEEMERKAEGLGKNQLDIISMAETTMMPEEIELEMTKIQRLREVLVRRESELRFMMDDIQLCKDIMNLKQELQSLVAIPEKDKTKLQKQREDELIQKIHKLVQKRDFLVDDAEVERLREKEEDKEMAEFLRIKLKPLDLLVRSPIGTPTEKKAKPPPLPPNKPTIAKTGIAIIKDCCGTTQCTIM; via the exons ATGGAGTTAAAGAGATCCATCTCTGCCAGCGTGGGAGCAGAGAAGCCCCCGAGACGGTATGGGGCAGTGGAAGAAATGGAGAGGAAGGCCGAAGGGCTGGGGAAAA ATCAACTTGACATCATTTCAATGGCTGAAACAACCATGATGCCTGAGGAGATAGAACTGGAGATGACCAAGATCCAGAGGCTTCGGGAAGTCTTAGTCAGAAGAGAATCAGAGCTGAGGTTTAT gatggacgaTATCCAGTTGTGTAAGGACATCATGAACCTTAAGCAAGAGTTGCAGAGTTTAGTTGCAATCCCAG AAAAAGACAAGACAAAGCTCCAGAAGCAAAGAGAAGATGAACTGATCCAGAAGATCCACAAACTAGTGCAGAAAAGAGACTTTCTTGTTGATGATGCAGAAGTGGAAAGATTAAG ggagaaggaggaagacaagGAGATGGCCGAGTTCCTTCGAATCAAATTGAAACCCCTAGATCTCCTTGTAAGATCTCCTATAG GTACGCCCACAGAGAAGAAGGCAAaacctccacctcttcctccaaACAAGCCCACCATTGCTAAAACAGGAATTGCTATTATTAAAGATTGCTGTGGGACCACCCAATGCACCATCATGTAG